DNA from Mycolicibacterium alvei:
GTGAGGCCAGACGTGAGAGTCGTGAGCCGTTGCCGGCCCAGGCGGGCACCGCCACACCTTCGTCGAGGTAGGCGGCGGTGTCGTCGGTGCAGGTCTGGTCATGTGCGTCGACCGGTCTGTTCGCCCTGCGCAGATGCTGCATACAGCTGTGCTCACCGCCCTGGTACCGCGGCAGGCGATACAGCAGCGTCAGTGATACCGCGGCATACGTGATCGCAATCAGGAGCATGGGGATCGGCCGGATATTCGCGATGTCCCCGGTCGCCACGAGGTTGCCGAAGTCGGCGGTATGCACCAGCCACCGGCCGACGTCGGTCTGGTACAGCGCGGTCCACGCCGCCGCGCCGAGGAGTCCGCCGGGCAGCGCTGCCAGGACGTCTCGGCGACCTTCTCCGAGAGCAATCATCTCGGTACCCGGAAAATAGCCGCTGACTGCGACCCCGGCCCCGAACATCAGCCCACCGAGTGTGACGCCGATCAGATACGTCGGTCTCGGTGAGAAATGCATCGAGAACCCGAGCGCGTAAAGGCCGTACAGCAGGACCGCGCCGATGGCGGTGACGAACAGGAAACAGCCGATGAGGAGCCGGTCGACCAACCTGGCGGTCCGGATGATCGTTTCCGGGTTACCGATTCCCCACAACGAGGCCGGCACACTGAACGCCGCACCGATCAACAGCCCTACCCACAACGGCGCTGTGACGCTGACCATGGGCACCTCCTACGAGCACCTTCCGGGGGTGATAAGCCGGGATCGTCAGAAGTCCGGTGTGCTGACGTCTTCGAGTTCCTGCTCCGGCCCGGGCGGTGCTACCGCCGGCCTGGTGGGGCCCGACTGGACTTCTGCCGAACCGCATTCGGTGCCGCTCACCCCGGGCGGGCACAGGCTGTTACCGGCAGGCGAGTTCGGAACCAGATAGGGGACGCAGGTCCCGGCGTAGGTGTCGTTTTCCTCACCGTTCGGACAGGCCGCAAGGTTGTTCGTCGCGGCCGGCGCCGTGGCGACCGCCGCGGCCGCTGCCGTCGCCGCGAGTGCGGAACAGGCGGCGACGATGAACCGTCGAGTGGAGCGAAGCGCTGTCATCACTTACCACTTTCATTCTCGGGTCAACAGGACGCGATCATTCTCGGGTCAACAGGACGCGATCATTCTCGGGTCAACAGGACGCGATCAGCTTCTCCAGGGTATCGACCAAACCCGGCTCGAGCGCTCGCGGTACTGCGGGACGAGACGGTGCGACGCCGTTCGAACATCGTCGCCTCGACGATCCGAGCGGCTTCCCGGCGCACGTCGCGGCGCAGCGTCCACCACAATTGCCTGCGGTCGACGTTCGGATCGCGGGCCGCGGCCAGGGTGAACCGGACCACCCGGCCCGGTGAGAACAGTTGCTGTGGCGAGCAGATCCGATTGAAGCCATCGGCGATCTCGGTCATGCCGCCGGGGCGTGCGGCGAACCAGCGGTAGGCGGCGAGTTCGATCGGCGACACTTCGTCGGCGCGGCCGAGTTGATTGGCCCACTGGTACATGGCCAGGCATTGCGCGTCGCGGTCCAGTTCCCAGGAGGCCAGCGCACGGTCCAGGCGGACCGGGTCGTCGAGATACGGTGCGGCCGCCTCGCCGAGCAGGCGCCCGAACCGAAGTGCGTCGCGAATGCCCTGCGCGGTGACGGGGTCCTTGAAGTGTCCGGCGTCCCCGGCCAGTGCCCAGCCAGGCCCCTGGGAATGCCGGAAGTAGGAGGGATGGGAGTAGGAGACGAGGATCTTGCTGACTCGGGTGCAGCCATGCAGCCGCTGTGCGAAAGGCGCGACGCGCTCGACGGTCGCGTCGAAGGCGGCGATC
Protein-coding regions in this window:
- a CDS encoding YeeE/YedE thiosulfate transporter family protein — its product is MVSVTAPLWVGLLIGAAFSVPASLWGIGNPETIIRTARLVDRLLIGCFLFVTAIGAVLLYGLYALGFSMHFSPRPTYLIGVTLGGLMFGAGVAVSGYFPGTEMIALGEGRRDVLAALPGGLLGAAAWTALYQTDVGRWLVHTADFGNLVATGDIANIRPIPMLLIAITYAAVSLTLLYRLPRYQGGEHSCMQHLRRANRPVDAHDQTCTDDTAAYLDEGVAVPAWAGNGSRLSRLASQRVSNGNFFAWTTAMAALFVAVIVVLSLFLRQPFGMSTTYSWVVGHLFMPGFDYSREVFATIGWEPLVVAGVLLGSLFSALFVSRRFNAFRPVVPPSWRNRFGPSRAKRAAACFVGSFFVLFGARMAGGCTSGHTLSGGVQLSVSAWLFTAALLGAMFLTARLVYSDSSWRVTPVSRRASTAP